In Melitaea cinxia chromosome 4, ilMelCinx1.1, whole genome shotgun sequence, a single genomic region encodes these proteins:
- the LOC123670079 gene encoding proton-coupled amino acid transporter-like protein CG1139 isoform X1 → MANSYNMKEFSSTAVITENAVFPSTISINTINTKHKENVNEKTYDPFQNRELEHPNSDVRSFANLLKSSLGSGILAMPAAFKNAGTIVGIFGTIILGYICTHCVYLLVKTSQDVCRVSKVPSLGYAETVEAVFATGPQSLRKFSKAMRIFIDWAMALTILGACAVYVILLVESVQQIVDHFSKDNSLNTTLYCLIFLVPILIFTQIKNLKYIAPFSGFANILLVLTFIICIYYICNDFPSFDSRPMAVPVGRLPLFIGTVIFAMEGIGVVLPVENTMAKPQHFLGCPGVLNITMSIVVLLYMVMGILGYLKYGENAEGSITLNLPTEEIPALMAKVFIVLAIFFTYILQFYVPMEIVWRNTREHVPLRYHNIAQAVMRAFFAIITVIAAASLPRLEQVIGLEGAFFYSFLGLIAPSLMELIFRWERGLGIYKYILIKDATLIIFGLFVLVTGVTQSIREIIRTS, encoded by the exons ATGGCAAACAGTTATAATATGAAGGAGTTTAGTTCAAC GGCTGTCATCACAGAAAATGCAGTATTTCCGTCAACAATATCCATTAACACAATCAATACAAAACATAAAgaaaatgtaaatgaaaaaacttACGACCCTTTTCAAAATAGAGAGTTGGAACATCCTAATTC agACGTGAGGTCATTCGCAAACCTATTAAAATCTTCCTTGGGATCAGGTATTCTTGCAATGCCGGCTGCTTTCAAAAATGCAGGAACAATAGTTGGAATTTTTGGCACAATCATCTTGGGATATATTTGTACACACTGCGTATATTTATTG GTTAAAACATCACAAGACGTATGCAGAGTATCGAAAGTCCCGTCGTTAGGCTATGCAGAAACAGTTGAAGCAGTTTTTGCAACAGGTCCGCAGTCATTGCGAAAATTTTCTAAAGCCATgag GATATTTATAGACTGGGCGATGGCTCTCACAATTCTTGGCGCCTGTGCGGTATATGTCATTCTACTCGTGGAATCCGTACAGCAG aTTGTCGATCATTTTTCTAAGGACAATAGTCTCAACACCACTCTATACTGTCTAATATTTTTGGTTCCGATACTGATATTTACTCAAATAAAGAACTTAAAATACATTGCTCCATTTTCTGGTTTCGCAAACATCTTACTAGTACTAACattcataatatgtatatactacATATGTAATGATTTCCCGAGCTTTGATTCACGACCAATGGCAGTTCCAGTTGGCAGATTACCACTATTTATCGG TACAGTTATATTTGCAATGGAAGGAATTGGCGTAGTTTTGCCTGTGGAAAACACTATGGCTAAACCGCAACATTTTCTGGGCTGCCCCGGAGTTTTGAATATTACTATGAGTATTGTAGTCCTCCTTTATATGGTCATGGGTATTCTGGGCTACTTGAAATACGGTGAAAATGCTGAAGGGAGCATCACTTTAAACTTACCTACAGAAGAaat ACCAGCATTAATGGCTAAGGTTTTTATAGTCCTAGCTATATTTTTCACCTACattctacaattttatgtaCCGATGGAGATCGTATGGCGCAACACAAGGGAACACGTACCGCTGAGGTACCATAATATTGCTCAAGCCGTGATGAGAGCATTTTTTGCAATAATTACAg tgATAGCTGCAGCTTCATTGCCAAGATTAGAGCAAGTGATAGGACTAGAGGGAGCATTCTTCTATTCCTTTCTTGGATTAATAGCTCCTTCTTTAATGGAACTCATCTTCCGTTGGGAGAGAGGTCTtggtatatacaaatatatcctTATTAAGGACGCAACACTTATTATTTTTGGACTGTTTGTACTCGTGACGGGAGTAACGCAAAGTATTAGAGAAATTATCAGGACTAGTTAG
- the LOC123670079 gene encoding proton-coupled amino acid transporter-like protein pathetic isoform X2, translating to MSSTDGAVITENAVFPSTISINTINTKHKENVNEKTYDPFQNRELEHPNSDVRSFANLLKSSLGSGILAMPAAFKNAGTIVGIFGTIILGYICTHCVYLLVKTSQDVCRVSKVPSLGYAETVEAVFATGPQSLRKFSKAMRIFIDWAMALTILGACAVYVILLVESVQQIVDHFSKDNSLNTTLYCLIFLVPILIFTQIKNLKYIAPFSGFANILLVLTFIICIYYICNDFPSFDSRPMAVPVGRLPLFIGTVIFAMEGIGVVLPVENTMAKPQHFLGCPGVLNITMSIVVLLYMVMGILGYLKYGENAEGSITLNLPTEEIPALMAKVFIVLAIFFTYILQFYVPMEIVWRNTREHVPLRYHNIAQAVMRAFFAIITVIAAASLPRLEQVIGLEGAFFYSFLGLIAPSLMELIFRWERGLGIYKYILIKDATLIIFGLFVLVTGVTQSIREIIRTS from the exons ATGTCGTCTACAGACGG GGCTGTCATCACAGAAAATGCAGTATTTCCGTCAACAATATCCATTAACACAATCAATACAAAACATAAAgaaaatgtaaatgaaaaaacttACGACCCTTTTCAAAATAGAGAGTTGGAACATCCTAATTC agACGTGAGGTCATTCGCAAACCTATTAAAATCTTCCTTGGGATCAGGTATTCTTGCAATGCCGGCTGCTTTCAAAAATGCAGGAACAATAGTTGGAATTTTTGGCACAATCATCTTGGGATATATTTGTACACACTGCGTATATTTATTG GTTAAAACATCACAAGACGTATGCAGAGTATCGAAAGTCCCGTCGTTAGGCTATGCAGAAACAGTTGAAGCAGTTTTTGCAACAGGTCCGCAGTCATTGCGAAAATTTTCTAAAGCCATgag GATATTTATAGACTGGGCGATGGCTCTCACAATTCTTGGCGCCTGTGCGGTATATGTCATTCTACTCGTGGAATCCGTACAGCAG aTTGTCGATCATTTTTCTAAGGACAATAGTCTCAACACCACTCTATACTGTCTAATATTTTTGGTTCCGATACTGATATTTACTCAAATAAAGAACTTAAAATACATTGCTCCATTTTCTGGTTTCGCAAACATCTTACTAGTACTAACattcataatatgtatatactacATATGTAATGATTTCCCGAGCTTTGATTCACGACCAATGGCAGTTCCAGTTGGCAGATTACCACTATTTATCGG TACAGTTATATTTGCAATGGAAGGAATTGGCGTAGTTTTGCCTGTGGAAAACACTATGGCTAAACCGCAACATTTTCTGGGCTGCCCCGGAGTTTTGAATATTACTATGAGTATTGTAGTCCTCCTTTATATGGTCATGGGTATTCTGGGCTACTTGAAATACGGTGAAAATGCTGAAGGGAGCATCACTTTAAACTTACCTACAGAAGAaat ACCAGCATTAATGGCTAAGGTTTTTATAGTCCTAGCTATATTTTTCACCTACattctacaattttatgtaCCGATGGAGATCGTATGGCGCAACACAAGGGAACACGTACCGCTGAGGTACCATAATATTGCTCAAGCCGTGATGAGAGCATTTTTTGCAATAATTACAg tgATAGCTGCAGCTTCATTGCCAAGATTAGAGCAAGTGATAGGACTAGAGGGAGCATTCTTCTATTCCTTTCTTGGATTAATAGCTCCTTCTTTAATGGAACTCATCTTCCGTTGGGAGAGAGGTCTtggtatatacaaatatatcctTATTAAGGACGCAACACTTATTATTTTTGGACTGTTTGTACTCGTGACGGGAGTAACGCAAAGTATTAGAGAAATTATCAGGACTAGTTAG
- the LOC123670270 gene encoding NADH-cytochrome b5 reductase 3-like, with protein sequence MSLVLPIVFGVGAVVVLTSAFAHFVLGSKPKPAKNKKLVTLVDPNTKYPLPLIEREELNHDTRRFRFGLPTPEHVLGSPVGQHILLSVKIDGELIIRAYTPVSSDEEKGYVDLVVKVYFKNVHPNFPEGGKMSQYLDNMKLGETIDFKGPSGRLQYVGNGLFLIKKLRKDPPIKVQVKKLNMIAGGTGIVPMIQLIKYICKDASDSTEVRLIFANRTEQDIMLRDELEKYQSQLPGQLKLWYTISRGNERWKYSVGHINDEMIKEHLFPPGDDIMVLMSGPPAMINLTCIPALKKLGYPENSCFVY encoded by the exons ATGAGTTTG GTACTTCCAATTGTGTTCGGGGTTGGCGCTGTTGTTGTTTTAACATCGGCTTTCGCACATTTCGTGCTGGGCAGTAAGCCCAAACctgctaaaaataaaaagcttgtGACTCTAGTGGACCCAAACACAAAATATCCCTTACCTCTCATTGAACGAGAAGAGCTAAACCATGATACAAGACGGTTTCGATTTGGTTTGCCTACTCCGGAACATGTTCTgg GTTCGCCTGTAGGCCAACATATTCTTTTATCTGTTAAGATAGACGGTGAACTCATTATAAGAGCATACACTCCAGTATCGAGTGATGAAGAAAAGGGTTATGTTGATTTGGTTGTCAag GTATACTTTAAAAATGTCCATCCAAATTTCCCTGAAGGAGGTAAAATGTCTCAATACTTGGATAACATGAAGCTCGGTGAAACAATTGACTTCAAAGGACCATCGGGAAGATTACAGTATGTAGGAAATGGATTGTTTTTAATCAAGAAGTTGAGAAAAGACCCGCCTATTAAAGTACAAGTTAAAAAGCTGAACATGATTGCAG GTGGAACAGGCATTGTACCAATGATACAGCTCATTAAATACATATGTAAGGATGCTAGTGATTCAACGGAAGTGAGACTGATATTTGCGAACCGGACCGAACAAGATATTATGTTAAGGGATGAACTCGAAAAGTATCAAAGTCAGCTTCCTGGACAATTAAAGCTATGGTACACGATCAGTAGAGGAAATGAaa gaTGGAAGTACAGCGTTGGTCACATCAATGATGAAATGATCAAAGAACACCTATTCCCCCCCGGAGATGACATCATGGTGCTGATGTCCGGACCCCCAGCTATGATAAACCTCACCTGTATCCCGGCCTTAAAAAAACTAGGCTATCCAGAAAACTCATGTTTTGTTtactaa